GCCGTCGCCCGGGCGGCGATACTCGATGCCACCGGTGACGGTGCCGCGCGCGCGGGTCTGCCACGCGCCGATGGTGCCATGGCGTTCGATCCAGACGGGAATTTCGACGGTGCCGCCGACCTCCCACGTCGGTCCCGCCACGAAGCGATCGTCGTGCACCGCGACCCAGCGGAGTGCGGCCCCGACGCGGTCGCGCTGCGCGATGCTGATGGAGGCGCCGCTCCGCCCGTCGAGCCGGAAGAGGTCGATCCGCTGCGTGACGTCGAGCCGCTGAATCCGGAACGGATTCTCCAGCGTCAGCGACGCCTGCAGCGTCTTCACCGTCGTGTCGCGGGGCGAGAGGAGCCCGGTCGACCAGCCGAGGCGCAGGGTATGCCGATCACCGTGTTCCGTCAGCGGCGTGCGGAGTCGGACGCCGAGGGTGAGGCCGCCGGCGTCGTTGTACCAGGCATCCGGAAACGGCCGCTGCGCCCCGAGGGTGGCAGGCGCGCAGAGGGCGGCAATCAGCAGGCATCGCGTGGTCAGGATGGTCATGGGATGACCCGAAGGATACCCGGAAACGAGCGACGCCGCACCAGTGCTGCGTGCGGCGTCGCGGGTCCGTCCAACCGCGGAATTCAGCGGCTGATGAGCTTGTTGCGCAGCATCGCGAGGCGCTTCCGCACCGAGCCGTCGTAGACACGATCGCCGATCTTCACGACCACGCCACCGAGCAGCGACGGGTCGACCGCGAAGCCTGCAATCACGTCCTTGCCGATCGCCGTCTTCAGCCGCTCCACCAGCACCTGCCGGGTGAGGGCATCGACGTCGCGCGCCAGGGTGACCCCGGCCCGCACGCGATTGAGTTGCACGTCCACCAGCGTCCGGTACTCGTCGGCGATCTGGGGCAACAGCATCTGCCGGCCGCGCTTGACCACCGCGGCGAGGAAGAGGATGAACGGCGACGGGGCGCCCTGGAGGGCCAGTCGGATGATCTCGACCTTCTTCTCCTTGGTGACGCGCGGCGACATCATCACCGCCTCGATCGACGGGGTACCCAGTGCCGCGGTCGCCTCGTCCATCAGGGTGCCCCACGCCTCCGGAGCCCCCGCGTGCTTCGCCAGCGACAGCAGCGTCTCGGCGTAGTTGCGGGCGATGGTGACTTCCCTCACGCCGACTTCCCGATCGACCCGAGGTATTCCTCGACCAGCTTGCGATCGGCGGCGCTGTCGAGCGACTGCCCGACGACCTTGCCGGCGGCCGCAATCGCCAGATCCACCGCCTCACGACGGAGCTCGGCGACGGCACGGCCCTTCTCCGCCTCGATCTCGCGACGGGCACGCGCCAGCATCTCATCCTGCTCGGCACGGGTCTTCTCGACGGCAAGCGTGCGCTCGCGCTCGGCCGCCTGACGCGCTTCGGCCAGCATCGCCGTCGCCTCGCCACGCGAGCCCGCCAGCAGTTGACGCTGTTCCTCGAGCGCCGCCTGGGCTTCGGCATGCATCTGCTTCGCCTCGGCGAGCTGCAGCCGGATGGTCTCCTCGCGGTCGGCCGTCGCGCGGACGATCACCGGGAAGAGCTTCTTCGCGAGGATGAACAACACCACCGCGAAGACCACCACCGTCCACACCGCAAGCGCCGGGGTCGGCTGGAAGGGGCCAGGAAGCCCCTCCCCACCTTCCGTGCTGAGGAGCAGCATCGGGATGATCACTTAATGACCTTGAAGAGCAGGGCGAAGACGAGCGCGATGATCGTGGCGCCTTCGAGGAGGACGGCGATCAGCAGGCCCGCGCCGCGGATCTCGCCCGCCGCTTCCGGCTGCCGCGCGATCCCTTCGGCCACCTGGCCACCGATCCGGCCGAGGCCGAGACCCGCGCCGAGGATGGCGAGGCCGATCGCGATGCCGGCGCCGAGCTGACCATAGCCCGCGCCGATCAACTTCGCCGCCGCTTCCGACATCTCACCAGTCTGCATCAGGAGGTTCATCATCATTTTGGTAGTCCGTAAAGCCAGGGAAGATGAGTCAAGGATCTGCATCGCGCGCCAGCCATCTCGTCTCTTCCGGAACGAGCGGCCATACGATGGAGGTCAACGGGCCGAGGCCCAACCTCCTGGGCGGTGACGGTCACCGCCTCGAAGCCGGAACTCCTGGATGCACGGAGAGCCGGGGTGGAACAGGTCGTAAGTCGTAAGTCATAGGTCGTACGTCTTCGGTCTTAGGTCGTAGGTCCTTCGACTTCGTCCGCTGCGCGGACTTCGCTCAGGATGACACCACTCCCGAGACTTACGACCTACGACTTACGACCTACGACCGCTTTCTAGTGCTCGTGCTGCATCATCCCGATAAACACCGCGCTCAACAGCGCAAAGACATACGCCTGCAGCAGCGCCACGATCAGCTCGAGGAACATGATGCCGACGACCACCGCGCCAGTGATCAGCGCGATGCCGCCGCTGCCGATCAGGCCGAGGCCGCTGAACATGAAGACGATGCCGAAGAGCGAGAGCAGGACGAAGTGGCCGGCGACCATGTTGCCGAAGAGTCGGACGGCGAGCGCAAAGGGCTTGACCAGCTTCGAGAGGACTTCGATCGGCGCCATGCCGATCGACATCGCGACGGCGCCGGCGCCGTGGAGCCCCTCGACGTGCGGGAAGATCGTGCCCATGTAGCCCTTGAAGCCGAGCTTGAACATCCCGCCGATCTCGATGGCCAGCAGCACGATGAACGCCAGCGCGCCGGTCATCGCGAGATTGCCGGTCGGCGAGGAGCCGAACGGAATCAGGCCAAGGAAGTTCGAGACGAGGATCAGGAAGAAGAGCGTCATGATGAAGGGCGCCCAGCGGCGGCCCTCTTCTTCGCCGATGTTGGCGATGGCGATCTCGTTCCGCACGTAGAGGACGACCATCTCCATCATCCCGGCGAAGCCCTTCGGCGGGACACCGGCCTTGCGCGCCTTCTCGACGCCGTTGGCGGTGGTCCACATCAGCGCCACGACGATGATCGCGGCCAGCACGAGGAAGACGACGTGGCGCGTCGGCGAGAGGTCGATGGCCATGCTGCCGATGTGCACCGGCTCCCAGCGCGGGAGATGAATGATGTACCCGCCGAAGTCCAGTTCATGGGCGTCGGCCGTGTGGTGGAACATCATCTCGGCAATGCTGAACCCTTCGCTCTCGCCACTCATGATCGCAGCCGTGTCTCCAGATACAGAAGCGGGAGGATCACTCCCAGATATCCCAGGGCGGTGGGCAGCACCGGAAAGCGTTCCGGGTCGCGCATCACCAGCACCGCAATGATCAGCACACCGAGCATCCGCAGCACCACGCCGATGCCATACACCATCAACTGGTCCACCGTCGGCTCGCGCCCGGTCCGCTTGACCAACCGGACCGCCAGCAGCGAGAGCAGCGTCGCCACGAGGCCGGCCGTGGCCGCACCCGTCGCCCCTGCCCTCCCACTTGCCAGCCACGCCGCCAAGCTCACCACGGCGGTCGCGACCGCGCCGACCAGCGCTCGGCTACCCAGCGGGTGGCTCCTTGGGCCCCTTCCCGCCGCGCAACTTGGCGAAGAGCCAGACCCCGACCCAGGCCGTCCCGCCGATGGTGCCGACGAGGGTCGCAAGCGGCATCGTGCCGAGGCGTCGATCGAGCCAGACGCCGCCCAACGCGGAGAGGGTCACGACCACCGCGAAGGTGATCCCGTGGGAGACGTAGACCCACCCCTCTCCCATGGCTCGATTGCCCGAATCACGGGGTTTCACGGGCGGGAAGGTATGGGCTTGTGAAATATTTCGCAAGCGAAAACGACCCCCGCGAAACCCCATCCGCAGGGGGGGCGTACCGAGGTCGGCAAGGGATGATCGATGATCGATCATCGATGATCGATCATCGGGCTTCTGGCCCCCCTATCTTCCCCCCTCACCAAACCTCCTTCCGGACCTCCGATGACCGCTCCGACCGCCCCAGACGACCTCACCCAGCTCCGGCGGCTCGCCGAGGGTGTCACTGCCCTCCGGACCCAGGTTGCCGAGCGGGTGGTCGGGCAAACCGAGGCAGTGGACGGGGTCCTGACCGCCATTCTGGGCGGGGGGCATGCCCTGCTGGTGGGTGTCCCGGGGCTGGCCAAGACGCTGCTGGTCTCGACCGTGGCCGAGGCGCTGAACCTCTCCTTCAACCGGGTGCAGTTCACCCCGGACCTGATGCCGGGCGACATCACCGGGACTGAGCTGGTCGAGGAGGATCCGGCGACTGGCAAGCGGCACTTCCGCTTCGTCCCGGGGCCGATCTTCGCCCAGGTGGTCCTGGCCGACGAGATCAACCGGACGCCGCCGAAGACCCAGGCCGCCCTGCTCCAGGCGATGCAGGAGCGGACGGTGACCGTCGCCGGGCAGACCTACCCGCTCCCCGCGCCGTTCTTTGTCCTGGCCACGCAGAATCCGATCGAGCAGGAGGGGACCTACCCCCTCCCCGAGGCGCAGCTCGACCGCTTCATGCTCGAGCTCCGGCTCGGCTATCCGTCGCGCAGCGAGGAGGAGACGATCGTGGCGCAGACCACCGGCTCACGGATGCCGACGGTCAAGCCGGTCTTCGACGGTGCCGAGCTCTCGGCGATGCAGTCGCTGGTGCGGCGGATTCCGGTGAGCCAGTCGCTGATTTCGGCTGCGGTGCTGCTGGCGCGGATGACGCGGCCGAACGAGGCCGAGGCGCCGCCGCTGGTGCGCGAGTATGTCGAGTGGGGTGCCGGGCCGCGTGCGTCGCAGTACCTGGTGCTCGGCGCCAAGGCGCGCGCCGCGATGGATGGCCGGCCGCAGGCGGACTTGGACGACGTGAAGAGCGTGGCGTTGGCGGTGCTCCGGCACCGGGTGATGACGAACTTCGCGGCCGAGGCAGCGGACCGGACCAGCGAGGATGTGGTGGCGGAGTTGGTGAGTGGGGGGAGTTGGTTGCCGAGGTAGAAGTAGGATAGTAGTAGGTTTGTAAGAGTCATAAATGTCGCAATAAGCTAATTTGTGCCAACAATCTGACTGGAAAGTCGGATTGTTGGCTATTTGTATTGCATTCTTTCACTCATGCCAGTATTATCTGCATTATACGACGTCTTTAAGCACTATGATGCAATAAAGCGTCACAAAAGCTGGTTTACATGGAGCATCAGCCATGCACCCACACACCCCATCCGCCACCACCGACGAGATCCTCCGCGAGGCCGGCGAGCGCCTCAAGCGCTACCGGCTCCAGCAGAATCGCACCGTCGCCGAAGTCGCGAGCGAGGCCGGCGTCGCCATCCGCACGGTCGAGCGCGCCGAATCAGGGGCGAACCCCACCTTCGAGACCGTCGTGAGGATCCTCCGTGCCCTGGGCCGCGTCGACGCGCTGGACGCCTTCCTCCCGGCACCACTCGTCTCGCCCCTGCAGCTCGCGTCGATGGCCGGCCGCGAGCGGCAACGCGCCGGCCGACCACGCCGCCGGAGCAGCGGACCCACCAGTGACTGACGTTCCGCAGCGCGCGCCGCGGCGCCGTCCGGCGACGGAGTACACCGTCGCGAGCGTGCACCTCTGGGGGCAGCACGTTGGCGCGGTCGCCGAGGACCGCCTCGGCGCGGTCACCTTCGAGTACAGCGAGCCATTCCGACGCTCGGGGCTTGAGATCTCCCCCATCCACCTCCCCCTCACCCAGAGCGGGCCCGTCGCCTTTCCCGAGCTGCAGCGCGTCGAGGCCTTCGCCGGACTGCCGGGTGTGCTCGCCGATTCCCTTCCCGATGCGTTCGGCAACGCGGTCATCAAGCGCTACTTCGAGCAGCGCGGCACGCCCGCCGCGGCGCTGAGTCCGGTACAGCGACTGCTCTATATCGGCAGGCGCGCGATGGGCGCACTCGAGTTCACGCCGCCGCTCGATCGGCAGGCGAGTCGCGAAGCGGAAGAAGCGCTCTCGGTGGCGCAGCTCGTCGCCGAGGCACGGCGCGTGATCGAGGGTGACCCGGCTGTGGCCGTCCCGGAGATGATGCGTGTCGGCGCGAGTGCCGGCGGTGCGCGCGCCAAGGCGCTGATCCAGTGGAACCGCGCGCTCGGTCGGGTGAAGTCGGCCTTTGCGCCTGCAGCCGCCGGTGACGAGCAGTGGCTGATCAAGTTCGACGGCGTCTCCGCCGGCCAGGGCGGCCACGCGCTCGACAAGGCGTTCGCGCCGGGACCGTTCGGCCGCATCGAGTACGCCTACGCGCAGATGGCACGCGCCGCGGGCATCGAGATGGCGGAGTGCCACCTGCTGCACGAGCGCGACTTCGCCCACTTCATGACACAGCGGTTCGATCGCGACGGGAGCGAGCGCATCCACCTGCACTCCCTCGGCGG
The DNA window shown above is from Gemmatimonadota bacterium and carries:
- the atpH gene encoding ATP synthase F1 subunit delta, whose amino-acid sequence is MREVTIARNYAETLLSLAKHAGAPEAWGTLMDEATAALGTPSIEAVMMSPRVTKEKKVEIIRLALQGAPSPFILFLAAVVKRGRQMLLPQIADEYRTLVDVQLNRVRAGVTLARDVDALTRQVLVERLKTAIGKDVIAGFAVDPSLLGGVVVKIGDRVYDGSVRKRLAMLRNKLISR
- the atpF gene encoding F0F1 ATP synthase subunit B, coding for MIIPMLLLSTEGGEGLPGPFQPTPALAVWTVVVFAVVLFILAKKLFPVIVRATADREETIRLQLAEAKQMHAEAQAALEEQRQLLAGSRGEATAMLAEARQAAERERTLAVEKTRAEQDEMLARARREIEAEKGRAVAELRREAVDLAIAAAGKVVGQSLDSAADRKLVEEYLGSIGKSA
- a CDS encoding ATP synthase F0 subunit C, which produces MMMNLLMQTGEMSEAAAKLIGAGYGQLGAGIAIGLAILGAGLGLGRIGGQVAEGIARQPEAAGEIRGAGLLIAVLLEGATIIALVFALLFKVIK
- the atpB gene encoding F0F1 ATP synthase subunit A, giving the protein MSGESEGFSIAEMMFHHTADAHELDFGGYIIHLPRWEPVHIGSMAIDLSPTRHVVFLVLAAIIVVALMWTTANGVEKARKAGVPPKGFAGMMEMVVLYVRNEIAIANIGEEEGRRWAPFIMTLFFLILVSNFLGLIPFGSSPTGNLAMTGALAFIVLLAIEIGGMFKLGFKGYMGTIFPHVEGLHGAGAVAMSIGMAPIEVLSKLVKPFALAVRLFGNMVAGHFVLLSLFGIVFMFSGLGLIGSGGIALITGAVVVGIMFLELIVALLQAYVFALLSAVFIGMMQHEH
- a CDS encoding ATP synthase subunit I, with the translated sequence MSLAAWLASGRAGATGAATAGLVATLLSLLAVRLVKRTGREPTVDQLMVYGIGVVLRMLGVLIIAVLVMRDPERFPVLPTALGYLGVILPLLYLETRLRS
- a CDS encoding AtpZ/AtpI family protein, with product MKPRDSGNRAMGEGWVYVSHGITFAVVVTLSALGGVWLDRRLGTMPLATLVGTIGGTAWVGVWLFAKLRGGKGPKEPPAG
- a CDS encoding AAA family ATPase gives rise to the protein MTAPTAPDDLTQLRRLAEGVTALRTQVAERVVGQTEAVDGVLTAILGGGHALLVGVPGLAKTLLVSTVAEALNLSFNRVQFTPDLMPGDITGTELVEEDPATGKRHFRFVPGPIFAQVVLADEINRTPPKTQAALLQAMQERTVTVAGQTYPLPAPFFVLATQNPIEQEGTYPLPEAQLDRFMLELRLGYPSRSEEETIVAQTTGSRMPTVKPVFDGAELSAMQSLVRRIPVSQSLISAAVLLARMTRPNEAEAPPLVREYVEWGAGPRASQYLVLGAKARAAMDGRPQADLDDVKSVALAVLRHRVMTNFAAEAADRTSEDVVAELVSGGSWLPR
- a CDS encoding helix-turn-helix transcriptional regulator, yielding MHPHTPSATTDEILREAGERLKRYRLQQNRTVAEVASEAGVAIRTVERAESGANPTFETVVRILRALGRVDALDAFLPAPLVSPLQLASMAGRERQRAGRPRRRSSGPTSD
- a CDS encoding type II toxin-antitoxin system HipA family toxin, with the translated sequence MTDVPQRAPRRRPATEYTVASVHLWGQHVGAVAEDRLGAVTFEYSEPFRRSGLEISPIHLPLTQSGPVAFPELQRVEAFAGLPGVLADSLPDAFGNAVIKRYFEQRGTPAAALSPVQRLLYIGRRAMGALEFTPPLDRQASREAEEALSVAQLVAEARRVIEGDPAVAVPEMMRVGASAGGARAKALIQWNRALGRVKSAFAPAAAGDEQWLIKFDGVSAGQGGHALDKAFAPGPFGRIEYAYAQMARAAGIEMAECHLLHERDFAHFMTQRFDRDGSERIHLHSLGGLLHADYNIRQLVSYEDYFRTIRTLGMGQPAIDQAFRRMVFNLAARNQDDHVKNIAFLMGPDGRWRLAPAFDVTWAYGSNWTLTHQMTVGGKDDDFTRDDLLAVGRAFDVPHDGAEILGEVDAALTTWEPEAKVTGLSAEQIGAISSTFRRFV